In Halomonas alkalicola, the following proteins share a genomic window:
- a CDS encoding antitoxin MazE family protein gives MVATDNVNNRVKRHRAALRAAGLRPIQIWVPDTRQPGFAEEARRQCAAVAAADAGDQDLQDFMDAALLDLDDDECDA, from the coding sequence ATGGTAGCAACCGACAACGTGAACAACCGGGTGAAGAGGCACCGCGCCGCCTTGCGCGCGGCCGGCCTGCGCCCGATCCAGATCTGGGTACCGGATACTCGCCAACCCGGCTTCGCCGAAGAGGCCCGCCGCCAGTGCGCTGCCGTCGCGGCCGCCGACGCCGGGGATCAGGATCTGCAGGACTTCATGGATGCCGCCCTCCTGGACCTGGACGACGACGAGTGTGACGCATGA
- a CDS encoding type II toxin-antitoxin system PemK/MazF family toxin produces the protein MRRGDLVTIAISGDFGKPRPALIIQSDQFAGTGSVTVLLLSSTRVDAPLIRLDVEPTPENGLQRRSQIMVDKPMTVKRERVGEAFGHLDDSTMVAVNRALAVFLGFA, from the coding sequence ATGAGGCGTGGCGACCTAGTGACCATCGCCATTTCGGGTGACTTCGGGAAGCCGCGTCCCGCCCTCATCATCCAGTCGGATCAGTTTGCCGGAACCGGCAGTGTGACGGTGCTGTTGCTCTCCAGCACCCGGGTCGATGCCCCACTGATCCGCCTCGATGTGGAGCCCACCCCCGAGAATGGCCTGCAGCGACGCTCCCAGATCATGGTGGACAAGCCTATGACGGTGAAGCGAGAGAGGGTGGGAGAGGCCTTCGGCCACCTCGATGACAGCACCATGGTCGCCGTCAACAGAGCCCTGGCCGTCTTCCTGGGCTTCGCGTGA
- the tnpC gene encoding IS66 family transposase, translating to MTISDINVDEALERVRQQLKEDQTVSPSLRAAIDVLMLLVKLMADRLATSSRNSSKPPSQDPNRQRRSRAKGERRPGGQPGHEGKTLAPVTDPDEVVKLRVDRRQLPKGRSYRPVGVETRQVQDIVIQAVVTEYQAEVLEDDQGQRYVAPFPEGVTRPIQYGPRLKAHVVYLSQYQLLPYARIRELLTSQCGLSLSTGTLFAFNQEAYQRAEAFAEWVIPALREAATVHADETGMQVGGKRYWLHSASNEALTWLAPHPKRGQEAMDAIGVLPFVRGVLVHDHWKPYYRYPDCRHALCNAHHLRELTAAWENDGQAWAKALHDLLLEMHRAVEVADGCLSADETRAWRQRYRDCLAKGDAECPPPVKPPPGTRGRAKRTKSRNLLERLQAYEDDVLRFLDDPAAPFTNNQGERDLRMTKVQQKISGCFRSWEGAEIFCRMRSFLSTAVKQGVAAHTALEQLFAGEVPAFMQQEAPTQPTGAE from the coding sequence ATGACCATCAGCGATATCAACGTCGACGAGGCCCTGGAGCGGGTCCGGCAGCAGCTCAAGGAAGACCAGACGGTCTCGCCGTCGCTGCGTGCCGCCATCGATGTGCTGATGCTGCTGGTCAAGCTCATGGCCGATCGCCTGGCCACCAGTAGCCGCAACAGCAGCAAGCCACCGTCCCAGGATCCCAATCGCCAGCGCCGCTCGCGCGCCAAAGGCGAGCGGCGCCCCGGCGGACAGCCAGGGCATGAGGGTAAGACGTTGGCGCCGGTGACGGACCCCGACGAGGTGGTCAAGCTCCGTGTCGATCGTCGGCAACTCCCCAAGGGGCGTTCTTACCGCCCGGTCGGCGTCGAAACGCGCCAAGTGCAGGACATCGTAATCCAGGCCGTGGTCACCGAATATCAGGCTGAGGTCCTCGAAGATGATCAGGGGCAACGCTACGTGGCGCCATTCCCCGAGGGCGTGACTCGCCCCATCCAGTATGGCCCTCGCCTCAAGGCGCATGTCGTCTATCTCTCCCAGTATCAGCTGTTGCCCTATGCGCGTATCCGCGAGTTGCTCACCTCGCAGTGCGGCCTGTCGCTGAGCACCGGCACCCTGTTCGCCTTCAACCAGGAGGCCTACCAGCGGGCCGAGGCGTTCGCCGAGTGGGTGATCCCGGCGCTACGTGAAGCAGCCACCGTCCATGCCGATGAAACCGGAATGCAGGTCGGTGGCAAACGCTACTGGCTACACAGCGCCTCCAACGAGGCCCTGACCTGGTTGGCCCCGCACCCCAAGCGCGGCCAGGAAGCGATGGACGCCATCGGCGTATTGCCCTTCGTGCGTGGCGTGCTGGTGCATGATCACTGGAAGCCCTACTACCGCTATCCGGATTGCCGGCACGCGCTCTGTAATGCGCACCACCTTCGGGAGCTGACAGCGGCCTGGGAGAACGATGGCCAGGCATGGGCCAAGGCCTTGCATGACCTGTTGTTGGAGATGCATCGCGCCGTGGAGGTGGCCGACGGCTGCCTCTCGGCCGATGAGACCCGAGCCTGGCGGCAGCGCTATCGAGATTGCCTGGCGAAAGGGGACGCCGAGTGCCCCCCGCCGGTGAAACCGCCACCTGGAACGCGAGGCCGGGCCAAGCGCACCAAGTCGCGCAACCTCCTGGAACGCCTCCAGGCGTACGAGGACGACGTGTTGCGCTTCCTCGACGACCCTGCCGCTCCCTTCACCAACAACCAGGGGGAGCGCGATCTGCGAATGACCAAGGTCCAGCAGAAAATCTCGGGCTGTTTCCGCTCCTGGGAGGGGGCTGAGATCTTCTGCCGCATGCGTAGCTTTCTCTCGACCGCCGTCAAGCAAGGGGTAGCGGCGCATACCGCACTGGAGCAACTGTTTGCGGGGGAGGTGCCAGCCTTCATGCAGCAAGAAGCCCCGACTCAGCCAACCGGTGCTGAATAG
- a CDS encoding anaerobic ribonucleoside-triphosphate reductase activating protein, which translates to MPHPESNRPRLPVAGLTPMTTLDYPGHLACVVFLQGCPLRCGYCHNPGMLAPRRAGPGEWAEVEAFLARRQGLLDGIVFSGGEPTLHADLPVAAARAQTLGFKVGLHTAGVYPRRLAETLPHLAWVGLDVKGPAACFDAIVGRPGLAAAHAESLELLLKSGVAFECRTTVHWRDLDLESLRRLALDLAEWGVTRYALQVARPGRCLDPAYARPVPSAPTLGELEALVETLAPAFVRIELRT; encoded by the coding sequence ATGCCCCATCCTGAATCCAACCGGCCACGACTGCCCGTGGCCGGCCTCACCCCCATGACCACCCTGGACTACCCGGGCCACCTGGCCTGCGTGGTGTTTCTGCAGGGATGCCCGCTGCGCTGCGGCTACTGCCACAACCCCGGGATGCTCGCGCCTCGCCGCGCCGGGCCCGGCGAGTGGGCCGAGGTGGAAGCCTTCCTGGCCAGGCGCCAGGGGCTGCTCGACGGCATCGTCTTTAGCGGCGGCGAGCCGACCCTGCATGCCGACCTGCCCGTCGCCGCCGCCCGGGCGCAAACGCTTGGCTTCAAGGTGGGGCTGCATACCGCCGGGGTCTACCCGCGCCGCCTGGCCGAGACGCTGCCGCACCTGGCGTGGGTGGGGCTCGATGTGAAGGGCCCGGCGGCGTGCTTCGACGCCATCGTCGGCCGCCCCGGCCTGGCCGCCGCCCACGCCGAGAGCCTCGAGCTGCTGCTGAAAAGCGGCGTCGCCTTCGAGTGCCGCACCACCGTTCACTGGCGCGATCTCGACCTGGAGAGCCTGCGCCGCCTGGCCCTCGACCTCGCCGAATGGGGCGTAACCCGTTACGCCCTGCAGGTGGCCCGCCCCGGCCGCTGCCTCGATCCCGCCTACGCCCGCCCGGTGCCCAGCGCCCCGACCCTCGGCGAGCTCGAAGCGCTGGTGGAGACCCTGGCGCCGGCCTTCGTGCGTATTGAACTGAGGACGTAA
- the nrdD gene encoding anaerobic ribonucleoside-triphosphate reductase codes for MRHSVESLPTEARQRCEVWTRVMGYHRPVSQFNRGKQSEHRERRHFSEQAATP; via the coding sequence ATGCGTCATAGCGTCGAGAGCCTGCCCACCGAAGCGCGCCAGCGCTGCGAGGTCTGGACCCGAGTGATGGGCTATCACCGCCCGGTCAGTCAGTTCAACCGCGGCAAGCAGTCCGAGCACCGTGAGCGGCGCCACTTCAGCGAGCAGGCCGCCACCCCCTGA
- a CDS encoding ribonucleoside triphosphate reductase, giving the protein MQRQPTGAVNVASTVNEYLQRADWRVNANANQGYSLGGLILNASGKLIANYWLDEVYPAAVGEAHREGDLHIHDLDMLSGYCAGWSLRQLLIEGFNGVPGRAESAPPRHLTSALGQMVNFLGTLQNEWAGAQAFSSFDTYLAPFVRRDALDYPAVKQAVQEFIYNLNVPSRWGSQTPFTNLTFDWTCPADLRDQVPIIGGEEQPFTYGELQAEMDLLNRAYLEVMEEGDCQGRVFTFPIPTYNITPDFPWESDNAERLFALTTASTGLPYFQNFLNSDLEPHMVRSMCCRLQLDLSELLKRGNGLFGSAEQTGSLGVVTINCARLGYRFAGDRTGLFQELDRLLALGRDSLEIKRGCIQGWMDDGLYPYSRRYLGTLRNHFSTLGVNGLNEMVRNFFEDRFDIANPEGQQLAIELLEHVRERMREFQAATGHLYNLEATPAEGTTYRFAKEDQKRYPDILQAGTPDSPYYTNSSQLPVGYTDDPFEALLHQDPLQTRYTGGTVLHLYMGERLSSPAACRKLVQSALSRFRLPYITVTPTFSICPVHGYLAGEHEFCPKCDDALLAKHARADAMA; this is encoded by the coding sequence ATGCAACGCCAGCCGACCGGCGCCGTCAACGTCGCTTCGACGGTCAATGAATACCTGCAGCGCGCCGACTGGCGCGTCAACGCCAACGCCAACCAGGGCTACTCCCTGGGCGGGCTGATCCTCAATGCCTCGGGCAAGCTGATCGCCAACTACTGGCTGGATGAAGTCTATCCCGCCGCGGTAGGCGAGGCCCACCGGGAGGGCGACCTGCATATCCACGACCTGGACATGCTCAGCGGCTACTGCGCAGGCTGGTCGCTGCGCCAGCTGCTGATCGAGGGCTTCAACGGCGTGCCGGGCCGGGCGGAGAGCGCGCCGCCCCGGCACCTCACCAGCGCCCTGGGGCAGATGGTCAACTTCCTCGGCACCCTGCAGAACGAGTGGGCCGGCGCCCAGGCGTTCAGCTCCTTCGATACCTACCTGGCCCCCTTCGTGCGCCGTGACGCCCTCGACTACCCGGCGGTGAAGCAGGCGGTGCAGGAGTTCATCTACAACCTCAACGTGCCGTCGCGCTGGGGCAGCCAGACCCCCTTCACCAACCTCACCTTCGACTGGACCTGCCCGGCGGACCTGCGCGACCAGGTGCCGATCATCGGCGGCGAGGAGCAGCCCTTCACCTACGGCGAGCTGCAGGCCGAGATGGACCTGCTCAACCGCGCCTACTTGGAGGTGATGGAGGAGGGAGACTGCCAGGGGCGGGTGTTCACCTTCCCGATCCCCACCTACAACATCACCCCGGACTTCCCCTGGGAGAGCGACAACGCCGAGCGGCTCTTCGCGCTCACCACCGCAAGTACGGGGCTGCCCTACTTCCAGAACTTCCTCAACTCGGACCTGGAGCCCCACATGGTGCGCTCCATGTGCTGCCGGCTGCAGCTCGACCTCAGCGAGCTGCTCAAGCGCGGCAACGGCCTGTTCGGCAGCGCCGAGCAGACCGGCTCGCTGGGCGTGGTGACCATCAACTGCGCGCGCCTGGGCTACCGCTTCGCCGGCGACCGCACGGGGCTCTTCCAGGAGCTGGACCGGCTGCTCGCGCTCGGCCGCGACAGCCTGGAGATCAAGCGCGGCTGCATCCAGGGCTGGATGGACGACGGCCTCTACCCCTACAGCCGCCGCTACCTCGGCACCCTGCGCAACCACTTCTCCACCCTAGGGGTGAACGGCCTCAACGAGATGGTGCGCAACTTCTTCGAGGACCGTTTCGATATCGCCAACCCCGAGGGGCAGCAGCTGGCCATCGAGCTGCTGGAGCACGTGCGCGAGCGGATGCGTGAGTTCCAGGCGGCCACCGGCCACCTCTACAATCTGGAGGCGACCCCGGCGGAGGGCACCACCTACCGCTTCGCCAAGGAGGACCAGAAGCGCTACCCCGACATCCTCCAGGCGGGCACGCCGGACTCTCCCTACTACACCAACTCCAGCCAGCTGCCGGTGGGCTATACCGACGACCCCTTCGAGGCGCTGCTGCACCAGGACCCGCTGCAGACCCGCTACACCGGCGGCACCGTGCTGCACCTCTACATGGGGGAGCGGCTTTCCTCACCGGCGGCCTGCCGCAAGCTGGTGCAGAGCGCGCTCTCTCGCTTCCGCCTGCCCTATATCACTGTGACGCCGACCTTCTCGATCTGCCCGGTGCACGGCTACCTGGCCGGCGAACATGAGTTCTGCCCGAAGTGCGATGACGCCCTTCTGGCAAAGCATGCTCGGGCCGACGCCATGGCCTGA
- a CDS encoding DUF503 domain-containing protein: protein MHMGILTLHISLPGCRSLKEKRQRMGGLHERFGRNPAVAVCESGEHDRLEASEWTFVAVANEGPRVEALLGEIEDKVQRSVDGRVMEATREILQGGP, encoded by the coding sequence ATGCATATGGGGATTCTCACGCTGCACATCTCGCTGCCCGGCTGCCGCTCGCTGAAGGAGAAGCGCCAGCGCATGGGCGGCCTGCACGAGCGCTTCGGGCGCAACCCGGCGGTGGCGGTTTGCGAGAGCGGCGAGCACGACCGGCTGGAGGCCAGCGAATGGACCTTCGTGGCGGTGGCCAACGAGGGCCCCAGGGTGGAGGCGCTGCTCGGCGAGATCGAGGACAAGGTCCAGCGCAGCGTGGATGGCCGGGTGATGGAGGCGACCCGGGAAATACTGCAGGGCGGCCCGTAA
- a CDS encoding SDR family oxidoreductase, producing the protein MTDNEAGAARSLLITGCSSGIGHAAAHAMAARGWRVFATARKEADVARLKGEGLEALALDLDSSASIEAAVADIAERTGGRLTALFNNGAYGQPGAVEDLSRETLRQQLETNLLGTHELTTRVLPMMRAQGHGRIVQNSSVLGFAALPYRGAYICSKFALEGLTDTLRQELSGSGIHVSLIQPGPITSRFRENAHRAFRAHIDTERSAHAETYRKVEARLASTEGKAAFTLGPEAVVAKLIHALEHPRPRPRYAVTLPTHLFAALKRVLSTRGMDRVLLRSTRAERE; encoded by the coding sequence ATGACGGATAACGAAGCCGGAGCGGCGCGCAGCCTGCTGATCACCGGCTGCTCCAGCGGGATCGGCCACGCCGCGGCCCACGCCATGGCGGCGCGGGGCTGGCGGGTGTTTGCCACCGCCAGAAAGGAGGCGGACGTGGCCCGGCTGAAGGGGGAGGGCCTGGAGGCGCTGGCGCTGGACCTGGACAGCAGCGCCTCCATCGAGGCGGCGGTGGCCGATATCGCGGAGCGCACCGGCGGGCGGCTGACGGCGCTCTTCAACAACGGCGCCTACGGCCAGCCCGGGGCGGTGGAGGATCTCTCCCGGGAGACGCTGAGGCAGCAGCTCGAGACCAACCTGCTCGGCACCCACGAGCTCACCACCCGGGTGCTGCCGATGATGCGCGCCCAGGGGCACGGGCGCATCGTGCAGAACAGCTCGGTGCTGGGGTTCGCCGCCCTGCCCTACCGCGGCGCCTACATCTGCTCCAAGTTCGCCCTGGAGGGGCTCACCGATACCCTGCGCCAGGAGCTTTCGGGCAGCGGCATCCACGTCAGCCTGATCCAGCCCGGCCCCATCACCAGCCGCTTTCGCGAGAACGCCCACCGCGCCTTCCGGGCCCATATCGATACCGAGCGCAGCGCCCATGCCGAGACCTACCGCAAGGTGGAGGCGCGGCTGGCCAGCACCGAGGGCAAGGCCGCCTTCACCCTGGGCCCGGAGGCTGTGGTGGCCAAGCTGATCCACGCCCTGGAGCACCCGCGCCCCAGGCCCCGCTATGCGGTCACCCTGCCCACCCATCTCTTCGCCGCCCTGAAGCGGGTGCTGAGCACCCGGGGCATGGACCGGGTGCTGCTGCGCTCGACCCGGGCCGAGCGGGAGTAG
- a CDS encoding CHAD domain-containing protein, whose translation MLELYLLRHAKAKRGGSELPDAERPLSQRGRRPGQAVAMAPALMRWGAFEGEVVSSPARRTRETLEAMAAALPEGTLGSVARFGEALYTFDGEALRDWLQTLPEGNRRVLVVGHNPVLLELARWLSPVAPDSLPTGGLLHLSLPGETWQALARHTAERLACLTPEQASHALFQRRAPAPPELRKADLAGRLQGQLGHLYRLVRALEPGVMAGIDPEFLHQYRVNLRRSRAIGEAVLATVRQAGNGKAPGLKKRLKALKQRAQATSDLRDLDVFLESLAQAPPPLQASTRRALHAWLNERAREQHERLCRQLGQPDYAADMQAWQAFLDGDGFRQALARLSAARVAAVLDERIAGHDSDLAALTPDAPDEAFHDLRKAVKRIRYLAELDPKRHRRFLKGLKQRQTLLGEFQDLCTRQAWIVAFFASAPSLASDGALEGERSAWREGLAKEKLALRTQIMALAPLCESGPAAR comes from the coding sequence ATGCTGGAGCTCTATCTGCTGCGTCATGCCAAGGCGAAACGCGGGGGCAGCGAGCTGCCCGACGCCGAACGGCCCCTGAGCCAGCGAGGCCGGCGCCCGGGCCAGGCGGTGGCCATGGCGCCGGCGCTGATGCGCTGGGGGGCGTTCGAGGGCGAAGTGGTCTCGAGCCCGGCCCGGCGCACCCGGGAGACCCTCGAGGCGATGGCCGCGGCGCTGCCCGAGGGCACCCTGGGCTCGGTGGCCCGCTTCGGCGAGGCGCTCTACACCTTCGACGGTGAAGCGCTGCGCGACTGGCTGCAGACGTTACCCGAGGGCAACCGGCGGGTGCTGGTGGTGGGTCACAACCCGGTGCTGCTGGAGTTGGCCCGCTGGCTCAGCCCCGTGGCGCCCGATTCCCTTCCCACCGGCGGACTGCTGCACCTCAGCCTGCCCGGCGAGACCTGGCAGGCGCTTGCGAGGCACACCGCCGAGCGGCTGGCGTGCCTGACCCCGGAGCAGGCCAGCCATGCGCTCTTCCAGCGCCGGGCGCCCGCGCCCCCGGAGCTGCGCAAGGCCGACCTGGCCGGCCGCCTCCAGGGGCAGCTCGGCCATCTCTATCGTCTGGTTCGGGCCCTGGAGCCCGGCGTGATGGCAGGCATCGATCCCGAGTTCCTGCACCAGTACCGCGTCAACCTGCGCCGCAGCCGGGCGATCGGCGAGGCCGTGCTGGCCACCGTCCGGCAAGCCGGGAACGGGAAGGCGCCCGGGCTAAAGAAGCGGCTGAAGGCGCTCAAGCAGCGTGCCCAGGCCACCAGTGACCTGCGCGACCTCGATGTCTTCCTGGAGAGCCTGGCGCAGGCGCCGCCGCCGCTTCAGGCGAGCACTCGACGGGCGCTTCACGCCTGGCTGAACGAGCGGGCCCGGGAACAGCACGAACGCCTCTGCCGGCAGCTGGGCCAGCCCGACTACGCTGCCGACATGCAGGCCTGGCAGGCGTTCCTCGACGGCGACGGCTTTCGGCAGGCGCTTGCCCGGCTCTCTGCGGCGCGGGTCGCGGCGGTGCTGGACGAGCGCATCGCAGGCCACGATAGCGACCTGGCCGCCCTCACGCCTGACGCCCCCGACGAGGCCTTCCACGACCTGCGCAAGGCGGTGAAGCGCATCCGTTACCTGGCCGAGCTGGATCCGAAGCGCCACCGCCGTTTCCTCAAGGGGCTCAAGCAGCGCCAGACCCTGCTCGGCGAGTTTCAGGACCTCTGCACCCGCCAGGCTTGGATCGTGGCCTTCTTCGCCAGCGCCCCTTCTCTCGCCAGCGATGGGGCGCTGGAGGGCGAAAGGAGCGCCTGGCGTGAGGGACTCGCCAAAGAGAAGCTGGCGCTGCGCACGCAGATCATGGCGCTGGCGCCGCTCTGCGAGTCAGGGCCTGCTGCCCGCTGA
- a CDS encoding alpha/beta fold hydrolase codes for MKVYALRGVRYLGLLLLALASPVLATEVNWPRMADSADGVPIAYEVQGSGEPTLVFIHGWSGDGRYWRGQVPHFSQRHRVVTVDLAGHGHSGLGRDSYTLPAFGEDVKAVLDDLDVAQAILIGHSMGGPVSVEAARLVPERVIGIIGVDTFHDMVAEISQEQRDELLEPLQDDFASAARQFVASMFIDSTDAKLREWVMHDMAAAPPEVAISAMEDMLSRHADGEATRHFEELTIPVVAINADLWPTDVDANRQLLPEFEAVIMEEADHFLHMAKPEAFNRELERVIGTPP; via the coding sequence ATGAAGGTATATGCGTTGCGGGGTGTGCGTTACCTGGGCCTGCTGCTGCTGGCACTTGCCAGCCCGGTGCTGGCCACCGAGGTCAACTGGCCACGCATGGCCGACTCGGCGGACGGGGTACCGATTGCCTACGAGGTGCAGGGCAGCGGCGAGCCGACGCTCGTCTTCATCCATGGCTGGAGCGGCGATGGCCGCTACTGGCGCGGGCAAGTGCCGCACTTTTCGCAGCGCCATCGCGTGGTGACGGTCGATCTTGCGGGGCACGGCCACTCTGGCCTGGGGCGTGATTCCTACACCCTGCCAGCCTTCGGAGAGGACGTGAAGGCGGTGTTGGACGACCTGGACGTGGCGCAAGCGATCCTTATCGGACACTCCATGGGCGGGCCGGTCAGCGTGGAAGCGGCACGCCTGGTGCCGGAACGCGTCATCGGCATCATCGGCGTCGACACCTTCCACGACATGGTCGCGGAGATCAGCCAGGAGCAGCGCGACGAGCTGCTGGAACCGCTTCAGGATGACTTTGCCTCGGCCGCACGCCAGTTCGTGGCGTCGATGTTCATCGATAGCACCGATGCCAAGCTGCGCGAGTGGGTAATGCATGACATGGCGGCCGCACCGCCCGAGGTGGCTATCAGCGCCATGGAAGACATGCTGTCACGGCATGCCGATGGTGAGGCGACAAGGCATTTCGAGGAGCTGACGATACCGGTGGTGGCGATCAATGCCGACCTGTGGCCAACCGACGTCGACGCCAACCGGCAGCTGTTGCCGGAGTTCGAGGCCGTGATCATGGAAGAGGCCGATCACTTCCTGCACATGGCCAAGCCGGAGGCCTTCAACCGTGAGCTGGAACGAGTGATCGGCACACCACCATGA
- a CDS encoding antibiotic biosynthesis monooxygenase has protein sequence MSPAPLTLMVARRVSRGRYTDFTAWLEEGRALAADFSGYLGSGVLAPPPGDDEYQIIFRFRDADTLAAWEHSASRRAWLARGEGLFVAPHEHRATGLDGWFQDATGQAPPRWKQAIAIWLAFFPVSLLFQALFGGLLAGLPLLPKVLVSTLALTPVMVFLFIPLSMRLLGPWLRGEVSMLARLSRRMHQRGA, from the coding sequence ATGTCCCCTGCCCCCCTGACCCTGATGGTGGCCCGACGCGTCTCCCGCGGCCGCTACACCGATTTCACCGCCTGGCTGGAGGAAGGCCGCGCGCTGGCCGCCGACTTCAGCGGCTACCTGGGCTCCGGCGTGCTGGCCCCGCCGCCCGGTGACGACGAGTACCAGATCATCTTCCGCTTCCGCGATGCCGACACCCTGGCCGCCTGGGAGCACTCCGCCTCGCGCCGCGCCTGGCTGGCCCGCGGCGAAGGGCTCTTCGTCGCACCGCACGAGCATCGCGCCACCGGCCTGGACGGCTGGTTCCAGGACGCCACCGGCCAGGCGCCGCCCCGCTGGAAGCAGGCCATCGCCATCTGGCTCGCCTTCTTTCCGGTGTCGCTGCTCTTTCAGGCGCTGTTCGGGGGCCTGCTGGCGGGGCTACCGCTGCTTCCCAAGGTGCTGGTCAGCACCCTCGCGCTCACCCCGGTGATGGTGTTCCTGTTCATCCCGCTCTCCATGCGCCTGCTCGGCCCCTGGCTGCGCGGCGAGGTCTCCATGCTGGCGCGTCTGAGCCGGCGGATGCACCAGCGCGGGGCGTAA
- a CDS encoding type II toxin-antitoxin system CcdA family antitoxin has product MTQPYDTQAPKKATNVSINSDLLQQARRLGINLSATFESALSDKVRAEQRERWQRENTDAIRAYNQFAEENGTFGDGERTF; this is encoded by the coding sequence ATGACCCAGCCCTACGACACTCAAGCTCCCAAGAAGGCCACCAACGTCAGCATCAACAGCGACCTGCTCCAGCAGGCCCGGCGCCTGGGCATAAACCTTTCTGCCACTTTCGAGAGCGCGCTGTCGGACAAGGTACGTGCGGAGCAGCGCGAACGGTGGCAACGGGAGAACACCGACGCCATCCGCGCCTACAACCAGTTCGCGGAGGAAAACGGCACCTTCGGTGACGGCGAGCGGACATTCTGA
- a CDS encoding PhzF family phenazine biosynthesis protein: MRRVDYFLLDVFTDRAFAGNPLAVFPRAKGLDDGMMQAIANELNLSETVFVSEATGQHRYPIRIFTPTRELPFAGHPVIGTAHLLLHLGMAERECPLILEAGVGSLLVEFDQALARLTTAESVSILASTLTQASAAELLGLEAHQVLGEPVLASCGLPYHRIELSSQEALAKARPWPTAWAEWVSPSGHDQAYLYVVVKEAGASRAVRARMFSTPGGMREDPATGSAAAALAGYLAQSKGVGRWQWQIEQGIEMGRPSRILAEADRIENDLSIRIAGEAVIVGSGALHLPGELMVSREAL; the protein is encoded by the coding sequence ATAAGGCGGGTTGACTACTTTCTGCTCGATGTCTTCACCGACCGAGCCTTTGCCGGCAACCCGCTGGCGGTATTCCCCCGGGCAAAGGGGCTGGATGACGGCATGATGCAGGCTATCGCCAACGAGCTGAACCTCTCCGAGACGGTGTTCGTCAGTGAGGCGACCGGCCAGCATCGCTATCCCATCCGCATCTTCACGCCGACGAGGGAGCTGCCCTTCGCGGGCCATCCGGTGATAGGCACCGCTCATCTTCTGCTTCATCTAGGTATGGCCGAGCGAGAGTGTCCGCTGATTCTCGAGGCCGGCGTTGGCTCATTGCTCGTAGAGTTCGATCAGGCGTTGGCTCGCCTGACCACGGCAGAATCCGTCAGCATCCTGGCGAGCACCTTGACCCAGGCCTCTGCCGCTGAACTGCTGGGGCTGGAGGCGCATCAGGTCCTTGGTGAGCCGGTTCTCGCTTCCTGTGGGCTGCCTTATCACCGGATCGAGCTCTCCTCACAGGAGGCCTTGGCGAAGGCACGGCCCTGGCCGACTGCCTGGGCGGAATGGGTATCACCCAGCGGCCACGATCAGGCCTATCTCTATGTGGTCGTCAAGGAGGCTGGTGCATCACGCGCCGTGAGAGCCCGAATGTTTTCCACCCCGGGCGGCATGCGTGAGGACCCGGCGACTGGCAGTGCGGCGGCGGCCCTGGCAGGGTATCTGGCCCAGAGCAAGGGAGTTGGCCGATGGCAATGGCAGATCGAGCAGGGCATCGAGATGGGTCGCCCTAGCCGCATCCTTGCCGAGGCCGATCGCATCGAAAACGATCTTTCGATCCGCATTGCAGGAGAGGCAGTGATAGTGGGAAGCGGGGCGCTGCACCTGCCAGGCGAACTGATGGTTTCCCGGGAGGCCCTATGA